One Buteo buteo chromosome 32, bButBut1.hap1.1, whole genome shotgun sequence DNA segment encodes these proteins:
- the LOC142026163 gene encoding zinc finger protein RFP-like, whose protein sequence is MAAGHAVENLQEEITCAVCLDFFRDPVMLLGCGHNFCRRCLDCCSADAAGAGSCPQCRLPFPRDGFRPNRQLANVVAAVRELAMPAAEELCRRHCQPFTLFCRRNGILLCATCAENRAHHAVPLEEAAREYRERFEASLKALQEEDERRARLAAAAEEMRQEMLTRVDAEKQKLLAVLEGLRRVLGEQESRFLIRLGRLRRGLEEQRRGETAELARLRQRRTELQTKCRQTDSDLLRDAQITLSRCTEWRAQPSLPPMPELEAEFEDFALKTNMLAEAVTQFKDILGCSLEEDLGGYRRATVTLDPATAHPQILVSADGRTAGRRESPPAPLPSGAERFESLRCVLGQQGFTGGRHRWAVEVRPGPDWALGVAREFVSRKGCFGLSPERGVWAVGQWLGQLRALTWPSPTSLPHSRVPRRIEVALDYAGGRVAFRDADSETEIFAFPPAAFAGERLRPLLWLGEGPALLTLCP, encoded by the exons ATGGCTGCGGGACACGCCGTGGAAAATCTTCAGGAGGAAATCACCTGCGCCGTCTGTTTGGATTTCTTCCGCGATCCCGTCATGCTCCTGGGTTGTGGCCACAATTTTTGCCGCCGTTGCCTCGATTGTTGCTCCGCAGATGCCGCTGGGGCCGGTTCCTGCCCCCAGTGCCGTTTACCTTTCCCCCGCGATGGCTTCCGTCCCAACCGGCAACTGGCCAACGTGGTGGCGGCCGTCCGGGAGCTGGCAATGCCGGCGGCGGAGGAGCTTTGCCGGCGGCACTGCCAGCCCTTCACCCTTTTTTGTCGCCGGAATGGGATCCTCCTCTGTGCCACCTGCGCCGAGAATCGTGCCCACCATGCCGTGCCCCTTGAAGAGGCCGCTCGCGAGTACAGG GAGCGGTTCGAAGCTTCCCTAAAAGCCCTGCAAGAGGAGGACGAGCGACgtgccaggctggcagcagcagcggaGGAAATGAGACAGGAGATGCTG aCCCGAGTCGATGCCgagaagcagaagctgctggCGGTGCTGGAAGGGCTTCGGCGGGTGCTGGGCGAGCAGGAATCGCGGTTCTTGATCCGTCTTGGTCGCCTACGCCgagggctggaggagcagcgtCGCGGTGAGACCGCTGAGCTGGCCCGGCTCCGGCAACGCCGCACCGAGCTCCAGACCAAGTGCCGACAAACGGACAGTGACCTCCTACGG gATGCCCAAATCACCTTGAGCAG GTGCACGGAGTGGAGGGCGCAGCCATCGCTGCCACCAATGCCAGAGCTGGAAGCGGAGTTTGAGGATTTTGCCCTGAAAACCAACATGCTGGCAGAGGCGGTGACACAGTTTAAAG ACATCTTGGGGTGCTCGCTGGAGGAAGACTTGGGGGGATACCGGAGAG caacCGTGACGCTGGACCCAGCCACAGCTCACCCCCAAATCCTAGTGTCAGCAGATGGCCGGACCGCGGGACGCCGGGAATCGCCCCCggctcctcttccctctggAGCCGAGCGTTTTGAGTCTCTCCGCTGCGTTTTGGGTCAGCAGGGCTTCACAGGGGGTCGGCACCGCTGGGCTGTGGAGGTTCGTCCCGGTCCCGACTGGGCGCTGGGGGTGGCTCGGGAATTTGTGTCCCGTAAGGGCTGCTTCGGTCTCAGCCCCGAACGAGGCGTTTGGGCTGTGGGGCAGTGGTTGGGGCAGCTACGGGCTCTCACCTGGCCCAGCCCCACATCTCTGCCCCACAGCCGCGTGCCCCGACGTATCGAGGTGGCTTTGGATTACGCTGGTGGGCGGGTGGCTTTCCGTGATGCCGACAGCGAGACCGAAATCTTCGCCTTTCCCCCGGCTGCTTTTGCTGGCGAACGGCTCCGGCCACTGCTCTGGCTGGGCGAGGGGCCGGCTCTGCTCACCCTCTGCCCCTGA